CGGCGTGTCGAGCAGCAGCGTCGTCATCCCGATCACGCCGTTCATCGGCGTGCGGATCTCGTGGCTCATGTTGGCGAGGAACTCGGCCTTGGCCTTCGCCGCGTTCTCGGCCTGCTCCTTCGCCTCCTCGAGCTCCGCGGAAAGCGACGACTGCATCTCGAGCGACGAGATCATCGCCCGCGTCATCCGCTTCGTCTCTTCCGCGGCTTCCTTCTGCGCCGTGACGTCGCGGCCGACGACCTGCCGCTCGGCGACGCCGCCCGCCTCGCCGGGCACGGCGAGGACGGTCCACGCGATCCACGCCTCGCGCCCGTCGATCAGCGCCCGATGCTCGAACTTCTTCGCGACGGCGGGGTTCGAGGCCGACGCCAGAACCGCGTCCAGGCGCGCTTCCTCGTCGGGGGCCACGGCGGCGGCGAACGGCGTGCCTTCGGCGGCGCGGAAGCGGCAGAGGAAGGAGGCGTTCGCGAACAGAATCCGCCCCTCGGGATCGAGACGACAGACCATCTCGTCGAGCGTCTCGAGGATCTCGCGGTGGCGGTCGCGTTCGGCGGCGGCGGCAGGGCCGACGCCGGGCGCGTGGATCTCTCTGTCCACGAATGCCGTTCCGCGCGGTTCGCCCCCGTTCGAACCGCGTCGCGCCCCGGTTGGCCTCTCCTGAAAAAATAGGCGCCTTTCGGACGCCCGGTCAAGTCGCGCCCTGTCCGCGCCGCAACGGCGCCTCTCCTTTCCGGGACGAAAAGCGGCCGGCTCCGACGCCCGGAGCCGGCCGCAGGGAGACGACGGAGAGGGGCTAGTACGCGTCGTGCTCGCGGAAGTCCTCGGGGCGCACGACGTCGCGGAACTTGAGGTAGACCCACGTTTGGTAGGCGATCACGATCGGCACCATCACCAGCGCCACGCCGAGCATGATCTTCAGCGTCAGCGGGCTCGACGCCGCATTGTGCGCGGTGAGCGTCGCGCCCGGATCGATGTCGCGGCGCGACCAGAAGAGGCGCGGATAGAGGCCGCCGACGCCCCAGAGCACGGCGCCGGCGATCGCCGCCGCCGACCAGCCCCACGCCGCCCAGCGCCGGCCGCGGGCCAGCGCGACGCGCAGCATGACCAGCCCCGCGACGGCGAGGAGCGGCAGGACGAGCAGCAACGGCCACTTGCCGTAGTTCTCCCACAGCGGCGTGGCGAAGGCGGAGGCGACGAGGAAGGCGACCGCGAGGACGACCTCGACCGGCCAGGCCCACTTGACCGTCGTCTCGGCCCGCCGGCGCAGGTACCCCTCGCTCTTGGCGGCGAGCCAGAGCGCGCCGTGGACGACGAAGAAGGCGACGAAGAGCAGGCCGCCGAGCAGCCCGTACGGGTTGAGCAGGTCGAGCAGCGTGTCGTTCTGCGGCGGGTTCACCGTGAACGTGAGGCCGCGGAAGATGTTGGCGAAGGCCACGCCGAACAGCAGCGCGGGGAGGAAGCTGCCGACGGCGAGGCAGCGGTCCCAGAGGTCGCGCCAGCCCGAGTCGTCCACCTTGTTGCGGAATTCGAACGAGACGCCGCGGATGATCAGCGCGAAGAGCAGCAGCATCAGAGGCACGTAGAGCACGCTGAACATCGTCGCGTAGGCGGCGGGGAAGGCGGCGAAGGTCACGCCGCCGGCGGTGACCAGCCAGACCTCGTTGCCGTCCCAGAACGGCCCCATCGCGTTGACCGCGACGCGCCGCTCGTCCTCGCTCTTGGCGAGGAACAGGAAGGTCGAGCCGAGGCCGAGGTCGAAGCCGTCGAGCACGAAGTAGACCGTCCAGAGGACGCCCCAAAGCGCGAACCAGATCGTCTCCAGCATCGGACGTCCCCCTTCAGCGCGCGGCCGCGGCGGGCGCGGCGGCGGCGGCGGGCTCGGGCCCCTTGCGGGCGAACTTGGCGAGCAGGAAGAAGTCCACCATGCCGAGCAGCGAGTAGAGGATCACGAACATCGTCAGCGTGAAGAGGACCTGGCCGGGGCTGATCGAGACCGTCGCCGCCTCGCCGGTGCGCATGTAGCCGTAGACGATCCACGGCTGCCGCCCGATCTCGGCCAGCGTCCAGCCGAGCTCGTTGGCGAGGTAGGGGAGCGGGATGGCGTAGACGAGGATCCGCAGCAGCCAGCGGCGCCCCTCGGGGTTCTTGCGCGTCCAGACGGCGAGCGCGGAGAGCGCGATCAGCGCCATGCCCAGGCCGACCATCGCGCGGAAGGCGAAGAACGAGGCGCCGACCGGCGGGATGAACGGCATCGCCGCGATCTTGGCCTCGTAGTCGCGGCC
The sequence above is drawn from the bacterium genome and encodes:
- the cydB gene encoding cytochrome d ubiquinol oxidase subunit II translates to MLETIWFALWGVLWTVYFVLDGFDLGLGSTFLFLAKSEDERRVAVNAMGPFWDGNEVWLVTAGGVTFAAFPAAYATMFSVLYVPLMLLLFALIIRGVSFEFRNKVDDSGWRDLWDRCLAVGSFLPALLFGVAFANIFRGLTFTVNPPQNDTLLDLLNPYGLLGGLLFVAFFVVHGALWLAAKSEGYLRRRAETTVKWAWPVEVVLAVAFLVASAFATPLWENYGKWPLLLVLPLLAVAGLVMLRVALARGRRWAAWGWSAAAIAGAVLWGVGGLYPRLFWSRRDIDPGATLTAHNAASSPLTLKIMLGVALVMVPIVIAYQTWVYLKFRDVVRPEDFREHDAY